The following nucleotide sequence is from Deltaproteobacteria bacterium.
CATGCTCACCAACGGTTAGCACGAACCCGAGAAGCACGAGTGGTCAGCGGGGCAGGTACTGACCTGCGCTATCAATGTGGAGAGTATCCAGTCATGAGTCAGTATGGATTTGCCGACGAGCCAGGGCATTTCGATCACTGGGGCGCGGGTCATGTGCATACCTTTCCCAATGAAGGATCAGCCAATGGCACAGTGGTGCTACAGCCGGGTGATATCGTCATCCTCCCCTACTGTCGCTATATCCACGACCAAGTACGACTGACCATTCAAGATGGCTTCATCACTCACATTGACGGTGGTCTTGACGCCAAACTCATGGCTGACTGGTTAGCCGATAACAAACGCCACCCTGACGATCGTGATCCATACGCGGTCTCACATCTTGGCTGGGGATTGAATCCGCAGGCGTTGTGGTACGGAATCGCGCTCTCTGGTGATGCACCTGAACGGAGCCGCGCCGCAGCACGAACCTTCCCTGGTAATTTTCTCTTTTCCACTGGACCCAACACCCAGGGAGGCGGGACACGCAATACACTGGGGCACTATGATGTGCCGATGCGTGACTGCACGGTGATCCTCGATAACGAAGTGATTATCGAGCGCGGGAAACTAGTCGATGAGAAAATGCGCGTTGCACGGGTCGCACGTTAGAAGAGCCGCTACTCTTCCTATTAACCTACAGGTTGTTGAATAGAGTCTAAATAGAGCAATGTTACGCCGCTTACCAGCTTGTAAAACTTTCGTCCATAAAAGAAAACAACAACATGACTGACATTGCTCCTCTTGATATTCCAGCATCAACGGCAGGGACAACTGAGGCTGCAGCCCCTGTATATCGCTACCTCATGCAGCAGCCTGACCACTGGATGCGCCAAGCCTTCTTTGTTGGCCGCCCAAAGCTGCCAATCTCGCGAGTTGTTGAGTCAATGCAAGCGAATACCCGTAGCATTGAAGAGACGGCGCAAGAGTGGTCCCTCCCTATTGCCGCTATTACGGACGAAAGAGTCTTCAGTGAAGCGCAACGCTTAGCCATCCCCATCCTCACAGCGCACGTCGGTCGGAAGGGGCGCTGTGATCCAATAGGACTCTACCAACTGGCGAGACGAGTACAAGGGCTCGCCCATATGCACGGAGATTGAGGGATTTCTAAAAAATCTCACGAGTGCTTTGGGTCATTAGCAAAGTATAGACGCCTGAATGGTGAGTTCAGGGCAATGAATATGCGAGTATCAAGCTGAGACTCAAACCATCCTCTCCTGGGGCGTAAGACAGAAGCAACTGAGCTCTGCTCGGGGGAAAATTTTGCGTCCATTTAATTAAGATCTGAACTTTCTTGTGGCCTTTGTCCAGTGGATATTTTTCATGAATCTCAACGAGCTTTCCCTGGTCATCGTAGATCTCCTGCCAGAATCGTGAGGAAAGTCAATTCTGCCGTTTTTACTTTGCCTTATCCAAAAACTCCAACACCACCTTGTTAAACACTTCAGGGTTATCGATATTTGGCGCATGACCAGCATCGGGAATGATCACTTTGGTCGCGCCAGGGATCTTACTGGTCATGTAGTCTGCCCCAGCAAAGTACATCTCGTCTTTTGCTCCAACTCCGATCAGTGTCGGAACCTTGATCGTCTCTAATGAGTTAATGATTCGGGCATCGTACTGAGCCAACATGCCGCGAGCGGCCAGGGCAAGTCCTTGGGCAGATCGGTGGGTGCATGCCATCACTTCAGCACTACGTCCTAACGCGTCGAGACCTTTGGTTTCAAAATTCTTCGCCATCGCTTCGGCGCGTTTGTTCCAACCAGCACGGGCTTCATCTTTTTTGTAGCCTGGTCCGGTATCGAG
It contains:
- a CDS encoding alpha/beta hydrolase; its protein translation is MPTLNRDGVNIYYEVHGLGPAVLLTHGFSATAEMWNANMSVLSACHKWILWDMRGHGRSDYPTDQSHYSEALVVGDMAALLDTCGEKQAVIAGHSLGGYMSLAFHLAYPERTKALVLLDTGPGYKKDEARAGWNKRAEAMAKNFETKGLDALGRSAEVMACTHRSAQGLALAARGMLAQYDARIINSLETIKVPTLIGVGAKDEMYFAGADYMTSKIPGATKVIIPDAGHAPNIDNPEVFNKVVLEFLDKAK